Proteins from a single region of Pseudomonas sp. BSw22131:
- the recC gene encoding exodeoxyribonuclease V subunit gamma, with protein MPVTSNLSAGFMVVHGNRLDELRSLVVSWMRLYPLAPLENEIALVQSNGIAQWLKMALAEDAQDDDQGGCGIAAAIDVQLPGSFMWQLYRLVLGREEIPVTSLLDKAPLTWRLMRLLPALINQPHFEPLQRFLTSDADLRKRYQLSERLADLFDQYQVYRADWLEDWAAGRHQLRNVTGQTKPLKPENCWQAELWRALLVDVGEEGMAQSRAGVHQRFMERIKNLTQAPLGLPARVIVFGISSLPAQALEALAGLAKFSQVLLCVHNPCRHHWADIVADKDLLRHEYKRQSRKPGMPMVLNPEALHQHAHPLLAAWGKQGRDYINLLDSHDEPNDYRSAFRDGRIDLFSESNPETLLNQLQDDILELRPLNETRELWSPVDPRKDRSIRFHVAHSAQREVEVLHDQLLARFNKDPDLRPRDIIVMVPDIDSYAPHIRAVFGQLDRDDRRFIPFTLADQGQRGREPLLIAVEHLLKIPDSRFPVSEILDLLDVPALRARFGISERDLPTLHRWIEGAGVRWGLDAKQRAGLGLPESLEQNSWHFGLRRMLLGYAVGDGAAYEGIEPYDEIGGLDAALIGPLVSLIDALQVAHSELSKPAEPSVWGHRLQALMQLFFMADSEHDDYLLSQLETLRETWLETCESVGLHEELPLTVVREAWLTGLDQGRLSQRFLAGSVNFCTLMPMRAIPFKVVCLLGMNDGDYPRAQPPLDFDLMGSDYRPGDRSRREDDRYLLLEALLSAREQLYISWVGRSIRDNSERPASVLIGQLRDHLSSGWKLADAIEPEDEKQRDPGQQLLRKLTLEHPLQPFSAKYFHESPEFFSFAREWQVLHEAAIPKSDQAPLMKHEQEEPLSLMQLQDFLRNPVKHFFSQRLKIYFEVAEAPLADEEPFVLDALERYGLSDSLLQAALPQKARIEDALQAQAIRLQGSGLLPMAGFGTRLQAELMEPLPDLVERYHALLIRWPERLHSALPVSYQHQGIAFDGWIDGLHRNAAHELLSITAIPNAILGKKALKWHRLTRPWVNHLVACACDLPLTTALVASDETLLLPPLEKAHAISVLNDLLLAWQLGMQRPLPVAVKTAFAWLEQADEVKAEAAARKVYEGDGQNTDGERRESTALARQFPEFDALLDSEEFAGWCDALYKPIFEAQWQALSTQGAGV; from the coding sequence ATGCCAGTCACATCCAACCTCAGCGCCGGATTTATGGTGGTGCACGGCAATAGGCTGGATGAGCTGCGCAGTCTGGTTGTTTCATGGATGCGGCTTTATCCGCTTGCCCCGCTAGAAAATGAAATTGCGCTCGTACAAAGCAACGGCATCGCCCAATGGTTGAAGATGGCATTGGCTGAAGACGCGCAGGACGATGATCAAGGTGGATGCGGAATTGCTGCAGCTATTGACGTGCAATTACCCGGCAGTTTTATGTGGCAGCTCTACCGGCTTGTACTAGGCCGAGAAGAAATCCCCGTCACATCGCTGTTGGACAAGGCTCCACTGACCTGGCGTCTGATGCGCCTGCTTCCGGCGCTGATCAATCAGCCGCATTTTGAACCGCTACAGCGCTTCCTTACCTCAGACGCTGACCTTCGCAAGCGCTACCAACTGTCCGAACGACTCGCCGATCTCTTTGACCAATATCAGGTGTATCGCGCCGATTGGCTTGAAGACTGGGCCGCAGGCCGTCACCAGCTGAGAAATGTCACCGGCCAGACAAAACCGCTCAAGCCCGAGAATTGCTGGCAAGCCGAACTCTGGCGTGCGCTGCTGGTGGATGTGGGTGAAGAAGGCATGGCGCAGAGTCGTGCCGGCGTGCACCAGCGTTTCATGGAACGCATCAAAAACTTGACCCAAGCGCCTCTTGGTTTACCTGCACGCGTGATCGTTTTCGGTATTTCATCGCTCCCGGCTCAAGCGCTTGAAGCCTTGGCGGGATTGGCAAAATTTAGTCAGGTGCTGCTTTGTGTCCACAACCCATGTCGGCACCATTGGGCCGATATTGTTGCCGATAAAGACCTCTTGCGGCATGAGTACAAGCGACAGTCGCGTAAACCCGGCATGCCTATGGTGCTCAATCCTGAAGCCTTGCATCAGCACGCGCATCCCTTGCTTGCAGCATGGGGAAAGCAGGGCCGCGACTACATCAATCTGCTCGACAGCCACGATGAGCCTAACGACTATCGCTCAGCGTTTCGGGATGGTCGCATCGACCTGTTCAGCGAGAGCAACCCAGAGACCCTCCTCAACCAACTGCAAGACGACATTCTTGAGCTGCGCCCGCTGAATGAAACGCGTGAGCTCTGGTCGCCTGTCGATCCCAGGAAAGATCGCTCGATACGTTTTCATGTTGCCCATAGCGCACAACGAGAAGTCGAGGTGCTGCACGACCAGCTACTCGCCCGTTTCAACAAAGATCCTGATCTGCGGCCGCGTGACATCATCGTCATGGTCCCTGACATCGACAGCTACGCCCCGCACATTCGCGCCGTATTCGGGCAGCTTGATCGGGACGATCGTCGTTTTATCCCGTTCACCTTGGCAGACCAGGGCCAGCGAGGTCGTGAACCGCTGCTCATCGCGGTTGAGCACCTGCTGAAAATCCCGGACAGCCGCTTTCCTGTCAGTGAAATTCTTGACTTGCTGGACGTGCCTGCACTCAGGGCGCGGTTTGGGATCAGCGAACGTGATTTGCCCACACTGCATCGCTGGATAGAAGGAGCGGGTGTTCGTTGGGGGCTTGATGCGAAACAACGCGCAGGCCTCGGTTTGCCAGAGTCTCTGGAACAAAACAGTTGGCACTTCGGACTGCGTCGTATGCTATTGGGCTATGCGGTAGGAGACGGCGCAGCCTACGAAGGCATTGAGCCCTATGACGAGATTGGCGGGCTCGACGCTGCATTGATTGGCCCTTTGGTTTCACTGATCGATGCGCTCCAGGTTGCCCACAGCGAACTTTCAAAACCGGCCGAGCCAAGCGTTTGGGGTCATCGCCTGCAAGCACTCATGCAGCTGTTTTTCATGGCCGACAGCGAGCACGACGATTATTTGCTTAGCCAATTGGAAACCCTGCGTGAAACCTGGCTGGAGACATGCGAATCAGTGGGGCTGCACGAAGAGCTACCGTTGACGGTGGTTCGCGAAGCCTGGCTCACCGGCCTTGATCAGGGACGCCTGTCGCAGCGGTTTCTGGCGGGATCGGTCAACTTTTGTACGTTGATGCCGATGCGTGCGATTCCCTTCAAAGTGGTGTGCCTACTGGGGATGAACGACGGCGATTACCCTCGCGCACAGCCGCCTCTGGATTTTGACTTGATGGGCAGCGATTACCGCCCTGGTGATCGGTCTCGTCGGGAAGATGACCGCTATCTATTGCTTGAAGCCCTGCTCTCGGCACGCGAGCAGCTCTACATCAGTTGGGTGGGCCGCAGCATTCGTGATAATTCCGAGCGACCGGCCTCGGTGCTGATCGGCCAGTTACGCGATCACCTGTCCAGCGGCTGGAAGCTGGCTGACGCTATCGAGCCGGAGGACGAAAAACAGCGGGATCCCGGCCAACAGTTGCTGCGTAAACTCACCCTCGAGCACCCGCTTCAGCCTTTTAGTGCCAAGTACTTTCACGAGAGCCCCGAGTTCTTCAGCTTTGCTCGTGAGTGGCAGGTATTGCACGAAGCGGCCATCCCCAAGTCCGACCAGGCGCCGCTCATGAAGCATGAGCAGGAAGAGCCGCTGAGCCTGATGCAACTGCAGGATTTTCTGCGCAATCCGGTCAAACACTTTTTCAGCCAGCGCTTGAAAATCTATTTTGAAGTAGCCGAAGCACCGCTCGCCGACGAAGAACCTTTCGTGCTCGACGCTCTTGAACGATATGGCCTCAGCGACAGTTTGCTGCAAGCAGCGCTGCCTCAGAAGGCGCGTATCGAGGACGCATTGCAAGCACAGGCGATTCGCTTGCAGGGCAGTGGTTTGCTTCCGATGGCAGGGTTCGGGACTCGTTTGCAGGCCGAGCTCATGGAGCCGCTGCCTGATCTCGTCGAGCGCTATCACGCGCTATTGATTCGTTGGCCGGAACGTCTGCACAGTGCGCTGCCGGTGAGCTACCAGCATCAAGGTATTGCTTTCGATGGCTGGATTGATGGCCTGCATCGAAACGCGGCGCATGAGCTGTTGTCGATCACCGCCATCCCTAATGCGATCCTCGGAAAGAAAGCGCTCAAATGGCACCGGCTCACCCGGCCATGGGTCAACCATCTGGTTGCCTGCGCATGCGATTTGCCATTGACCACTGCGCTGGTTGCCAGCGACGAAACGCTGCTTTTGCCGCCGCTGGAAAAAGCTCACGCCATCAGCGTCCTCAATGACCTGCTGCTCGCGTGGCAACTGGGCATGCAGCGGCCGTTGCCCGTTGCAGTGAAGACGGCGTTTGCGTGGCTTGAACAGGCGGACGAAGTGAAAGCCGAAGCCGCCGCGCGCAAAGTGTATGAAGGCGACGGCCAGAATACGGACGGCGAACGCCGAGAAAGCACTGCGCTGGCTCGGCAGTTTCCGGAATTCGATGCACTCCTCGACAGCGAAGAATTTGCCGGCTGGTGTGACGCCCTCTACAAACCGATATTTGAAGCGCAGTGGCAAGCTCTGTCCACTCAGGGGGCCGGAGTATGA
- a CDS encoding plasmid pRiA4b ORF-3 family protein has product MVSNVRSLKPKAGLLILHIELKWVEPVIWRRVVVSERITLGRLHAVIQIAMGWYDEHLHEFEIAGEKYGIPDPDGCGVPIHAEARKTLIKALNGENTFSYLYDFGDGWEHQITVEEKQPAGRRKVPRCIDGANACPPEDIGGAGGYAYFLEVMADPNHPEYEAMLEWYGWRFNPTHFDKASVNEWLRSIEA; this is encoded by the coding sequence ATGGTCAGTAATGTTCGCTCGTTAAAACCCAAAGCTGGGTTGCTGATACTGCATATTGAGTTGAAGTGGGTCGAGCCAGTCATATGGCGCCGCGTGGTGGTCTCCGAAAGAATTACCTTGGGCAGGCTGCACGCAGTGATCCAGATTGCGATGGGCTGGTACGACGAGCATCTACATGAGTTTGAAATTGCTGGTGAAAAGTACGGTATTCCGGATCCGGATGGATGCGGAGTGCCCATTCACGCTGAGGCCCGCAAGACATTGATCAAAGCACTGAACGGCGAAAATACGTTCAGTTATCTCTACGACTTTGGCGACGGTTGGGAGCATCAGATAACAGTGGAGGAGAAACAGCCCGCAGGCAGGCGGAAAGTGCCCAGGTGCATCGACGGTGCCAACGCCTGCCCACCGGAAGATATTGGTGGAGCGGGAGGTTATGCCTATTTCCTCGAAGTAATGGCCGACCCGAATCATCCAGAGTACGAAGCTATGTTGGAGTGGTACGGATGGCGGTTCAACCCAACGCATTTCGATAAGGCGTCGGTCAACGAGTGGTTGCGGTCAATTGAGGCCTGA